Sequence from the Actinomycetota bacterium genome:
CGGCGACGCCCGGGCCGCCTACCTCCGCCGTCTCGCCGGCGAGATCGGCGCTCACCTCCCAGCCTCCTACGCGTACGGCGACTCGATCTCCGACCTCCCCATGCTCGAGAGCGTCGGCAACCCGGTCGCCGTCAACCCCGACCACCGGCTCGCGAGGATCGCGCGCGACAGGCGCTGGGCCGTGGAGCGATGGGGTCCGGAGCGCAACCTGCCGCGGTTCCCCACCCCGGGTGCGAGCGGCGCCACGTGGGAGCCGGGGGAGCTGGTCCGATGATCGCGCTGACGTTCAGCCGGTCCGTCCCCCGCTACCTGGCCTCCCGGGCGGCCGGACGGGTGGCTCCCGGACTGGTCGCCTCCACCCTCGCCCCGCTGAAGCTCGGACACGTGGACGAGCCGGATCTGCCCGGACCCGGGTGGGCCCGGCTCACGCCGACCCTGGCCGGCATCTGCGGGTCCGACCTCGCCATGGTCCACGGCCACGCCTCTTTCTACTTCGGACCCCTCGTCTCGATGCCGTTCGTCCCCGGGCACGAGGTGGTCGGGGTGCTCGCCGACGACTGCGAGGACCTGCCCGCCGGGACGCGCGTGGTGCTCGAGCCCGTGCTCGCGTGCGCGGCGCGCGGGATCGACCCGCCGTGCGCGGCGTGCGGGTCCGGGCACGTGGGCTCGTGCGAGCGCACCGCGAACGGACACGTCGCCCCCGGCCTGCAGACCGGGTTCTGCGCGGACACCGGCGGCGGATGGGGAGAGGTCCTCGTCGCCCACCGGTCCCAGCTGCACGCGCTCCCCGCCGAGCTGTCCGACGAGGCCGCCGTGCTCGTGGAGCCGCTCGCCTGCGCGGTCCACGCCGTCCTGCGCGCGGGCGTCCTCGAGGGCGACACCGTCCTCGTGACGGGGGCCGGCACGATGGGCCTGCTGACGGTCGCTGCGCTGCGCGACCTGGCTCCCGGGGCGCGGGTGATCGCCGCCGCGAAGCACCCGGTCCAGAAGCGTGAGGCG
This genomic interval carries:
- a CDS encoding zinc-binding dehydrogenase, translated to MIALTFSRSVPRYLASRAAGRVAPGLVASTLAPLKLGHVDEPDLPGPGWARLTPTLAGICGSDLAMVHGHASFYFGPLVSMPFVPGHEVVGVLADDCEDLPAGTRVVLEPVLACAARGIDPPCAACGSGHVGSCERTANGHVAPGLQTGFCADTGGGWGEVLVAHRSQLHALPAELSDEAAVLVEPLACAVHAVLRAGVLEGDTVLVTGAGTMGLLTVAALRDLAPGARVIAAAKHPVQKREARRLGADEVCDPASATRHVRLATRALMHEPERGQPWLAGGADVSFECAGNPVALDTCLRATRARGRVVLVGLPGASTIDLAPVWHRELELVGAYTYGRETGGAHTFDLAIDLARRIDLTPLVSARYPLSRYAEAIDHATDAGRLDSVKVVFDLAR